The stretch of DNA GGGAGCGGCCGGGCATCGTCCGCATGCGGCACGATCGGTGCCATGGTGCCGTCGAAGTCCATGGCCACCAGCAACTGGTCAGTGGCGGCGATACTCCGGACGGCTTCCCGAAGTTCGGGTGTCAGGGCGAGCGGGGCTGCCGTACCTGGTTCAGGAGTCATCGCGGACCACCTTTTCATTCAGCGCACGCAGGAAGTCTGCCGACCAGAGATCCACATCGTGTTCCAGGATCTGCTTGCGCATGGCCCGCATGCGGCGCCCGGCTTCGCGCGGAGTCATCTCCACGGCGTTCATGATGGTGTTCTTGAGCCCCGCGATGTCGTGCGGGTTGATGAGCAGCGCCTGCTTGAGCTGGTCCGCCGCGCCGGCGAATTCGCTCAGTACCAGGGCGCCGTCGTTATTGTTGCGCGCGGTGACGTATTCCTTGGCCACCAGGTTCATGCCGTCCCTGAGGGCGGTGACCAGCATGACGTCGGCGGCCAGGTACAGGGCCACCATTTCCTCCACCGGGTAGCTGTGGTGCAGGTAGCGGACGGCAGTGTTCTGGATGGTGTCGTAGGTGCCGTTGATGTGGCCCACGGTGCCTTCCACTTCCTCGCGCAGCAGGCGGTACTGCTCAACACGTTCCCGGCTGGGGGAAGCCACCTGGATCAGCGTCGCATCTCCCACGGACAGCCGGCCGTCCGCCAGGAGTTCCTCGAAGGCCTTCAGGCGGTGCCGGATGCCCTTGGTGTAATCCAGCCGGTCCACGCCCAGGAGGATGGTCTTCGGGTTGCCCAGGTCCTGGCGGATCTGCCGCGCCCGCTCGATGATGTCCGGCCTGGCGGCAAGTTCGGTGATCTGCTTGACGTCGATGGAAATGGGAAACGCCTGCGCACGGGCAATATGGGTGATCTGGCCGTCATGGCCCTTGACGTGCACCTGCTGCTGCTTGACGCTGGCGCCAAGGAAGCGCCGGGCCGAGCGCATGAAGTTGCCGGCGTCGCTTACCCGCTGGAAGCCCACCAGATCGGCGCCGAGCAGTCCGTCGATGATGGCGTGCCGCCACGGCAGCTGGGCGAAGATCTCCGGCGGCGGAAACGGAATGTGGTTGAAGAACCCGATGCGGAGGTCCGGCCGTGCCTCGCGAAGCATGCGCGGCACCAGCTGCAGCTGGTAATCCTGGACCCAGACGGTGGCGCCCTTGTCAGCATGGCGCACGACGGCGTCCGCGAACCGCTGGTTAACCCTGCGGTAGGAATCCCACCAGGTGCGGTGGAACTCGGGCGGTGCGATGACGTCGTGGTACAGCGGCCACAGCGTCGCGTTCGAGAAGCCTTCGTAGTACAGCTCGACGTCGTCGGTGCTGAGCTGGACGGGAACCAGGTCCATGCCGCCGTGGCTGAACGGCTTCACCGTCTCGTCGGGCGCACCGTGCCAACCCACCCAGGCGCCGTCAGTCTTGGTCATCATCGGAGCCAGTGCGGTCACCAGGCCACCGGGGGAGCGGCGCCAGCCGGACCCGTCGTCCCCGTTGTCGCCGGGGGCGACCCGGTCAACGGGCAGCCTGTTGGAGACCACCATGAAGTCGTACTTCGTGGCCTGGCCGTGGCCGGATCCGGCCTTTCCTGATGGCTCTGCTGTGGCAGGTTTTTCCTGGACGGGTGTTTGCATTGCGGCCCCCTGGGGTTGCTTGTGCCTCTAAGCCACCCTAGCCGTGCGGAATCATCCGTGCTATTCGTCCGTTGGTCAACCCGGGCGGATAGTTGAAGAGGCAAGCTCTCAGGTTTCTCCCCTAAAATGGTGGAAGTGCCACGAAGTGGTCCCTCCACGTCGACCGACCCAAGGAACACATGAGCCCCGGAAACGAAGTACGTAAGTCGAAAGCTGAGCGAACCGCGGAAGCGCGGGAAAAAGCGCGCCAGATCCGTGAGGCCCAGCTGAAGAAGGACAAGCGCAACAAGCTTCTGATCGGCTGGGGCATCGTGGCGGCTGTCGTCGCCATCCTTGTGGTCGTGGGACTGGTGGTCACCACCAGCATCAAGCAGAACACCCCCATCGCGGACCAGGGTCCCGTCCCCGCAAACGGCAACGCCAACGGCGGCGTGACGCTGGTTGCCAACACCGGCGTGAAATCAACGGAAGCCGCCACGGTGGACATGGCCAAGGTGCCGGCCAAGCCGGACGCGCAGCCGAACCCGGTGGTTGCCCCGGGCGCGGAAGCCGAGGCCGGCCAGCCCGTGAAGGTTGTGGCCTACATCGACTTCATCTGCCCCGTTTGCAAGCGCTTCGAAGACACCTACAACGAGGCCCTGACTGGCCTGCGCAACGAAGGAAAGATCAGCCTGGAATACCGGCCGCTGGGCTTCCTGGACCGCCAGTCCAGCACCAACTACTCCTCCCGCGCTGCCAATGCTGCGGCGTGCGTGGCAGACAAGGCGCCGGAGAAGTACGCGGAATATGTTGACCTCCTCTTCGCCAATCAGCCTGCCGAAGGCGGTGCCGGCCTTTCCGATGACAAGCTCAAGTCACTGGCGAGCGACATCGGTGCAGACATCAACAGCTGCGTTGACGACAAGACGTTCCGCCCGTACGTCAAGTACTCCACCCAGCTCGCGTCCAACATAGGCATCACCGGTACGCCCACCATCTTCGTGGACGGCAAGCAGTGGGACGGCAGCTCCGACCTCAACGCAGAGATCCAGACGGCCATCGCAGCCAAGGGCTAAAACCCCTCAGCCTCACCGTCGGCCCGCTTCCGGAACGTCCGGAGGCGGGCCGGCTGCGTTTAAAGTCCGGCGAGTGGCCCGCTTCCCCGCCGCGTGCAAAGGTCCCCCACCCGCGAGCCAGCCGTTTTTACCACCGGCAGCACTTGGGCTACGCTTATCTGGCGCCGTCAGGCGCCGCCCGCAAGGGCATGCCTCCTTAGCTCAGTTGGCCAGAGCACCGCTCTTGTAAAGCGGGGGTCGTC from Pseudarthrobacter chlorophenolicus A6 encodes:
- a CDS encoding DsbA family protein: MSPGNEVRKSKAERTAEAREKARQIREAQLKKDKRNKLLIGWGIVAAVVAILVVVGLVVTTSIKQNTPIADQGPVPANGNANGGVTLVANTGVKSTEAATVDMAKVPAKPDAQPNPVVAPGAEAEAGQPVKVVAYIDFICPVCKRFEDTYNEALTGLRNEGKISLEYRPLGFLDRQSSTNYSSRAANAAACVADKAPEKYAEYVDLLFANQPAEGGAGLSDDKLKSLASDIGADINSCVDDKTFRPYVKYSTQLASNIGITGTPTIFVDGKQWDGSSDLNAEIQTAIAAKG
- a CDS encoding alpha,alpha-trehalose-phosphate synthase (UDP-forming) → MQTPVQEKPATAEPSGKAGSGHGQATKYDFMVVSNRLPVDRVAPGDNGDDGSGWRRSPGGLVTALAPMMTKTDGAWVGWHGAPDETVKPFSHGGMDLVPVQLSTDDVELYYEGFSNATLWPLYHDVIAPPEFHRTWWDSYRRVNQRFADAVVRHADKGATVWVQDYQLQLVPRMLREARPDLRIGFFNHIPFPPPEIFAQLPWRHAIIDGLLGADLVGFQRVSDAGNFMRSARRFLGASVKQQQVHVKGHDGQITHIARAQAFPISIDVKQITELAARPDIIERARQIRQDLGNPKTILLGVDRLDYTKGIRHRLKAFEELLADGRLSVGDATLIQVASPSRERVEQYRLLREEVEGTVGHINGTYDTIQNTAVRYLHHSYPVEEMVALYLAADVMLVTALRDGMNLVAKEYVTARNNNDGALVLSEFAGAADQLKQALLINPHDIAGLKNTIMNAVEMTPREAGRRMRAMRKQILEHDVDLWSADFLRALNEKVVRDDS